One Kitasatospora sp. NBC_01266 genomic window carries:
- a CDS encoding cytochrome P450 family protein, with product MSPEQASADAPNTSPVSLAALIADPHPSYAALREAGPVHRIIGSDGLPVWLVTRYADVRQGLADERLALDKRHATPGNYRGLALPPALDANLLNMDPPDHTRIRRLVGQAFTPRQVERLREPVQRIADELLDAIAPLGHADLVAAYAGPLPITAICDLLGVPVDDRHDFRAWTDALIVPDPDRPQDARAAVVAILDFFTRLLARKRAEPGDDLLSALIAVRDQEDRLTEDELTSLAFLILFAGYENTVQLIGNAVLALLQHPERLAELRADERLIGPAVEELARFDGPVPVAIRRFAREELTFGRVTVPVGETVLLSLAAANRDPDRFARPELLDLHRTDNGHLTLGHGIHYCLGAPLARMETEIALTTLLRRFPALALAEPAEQLRHRPSLRARGLLRLPVCF from the coding sequence ATCTCTCCTGAGCAGGCGTCAGCCGACGCCCCGAACACCTCCCCCGTCTCCCTCGCGGCCCTGATCGCCGACCCGCACCCGAGCTACGCCGCGCTGCGCGAGGCCGGTCCGGTGCACCGGATCATCGGCTCGGACGGCCTGCCCGTCTGGCTGGTCACCCGCTACGCCGACGTGCGCCAGGGGCTCGCCGACGAGCGGCTGGCGCTGGACAAGCGGCATGCCACCCCCGGCAACTACCGGGGCCTGGCGCTGCCGCCCGCCCTGGACGCCAACCTGCTGAACATGGACCCGCCGGACCACACCCGGATCCGCCGCCTGGTCGGGCAGGCCTTCACCCCCAGGCAGGTCGAGCGGCTGCGCGAGCCCGTCCAGCGGATCGCCGACGAGCTGCTGGACGCGATCGCCCCGCTCGGCCACGCCGACCTGGTCGCCGCGTATGCCGGCCCGCTGCCGATCACCGCGATCTGCGACCTGCTCGGCGTCCCGGTCGACGACCGCCACGACTTCCGCGCCTGGACCGACGCCCTGATCGTCCCCGACCCCGACCGCCCGCAGGACGCCAGGGCGGCGGTCGTCGCGATCCTGGACTTCTTCACCCGGCTGCTGGCCCGCAAGCGCGCCGAACCCGGCGACGACCTGCTCTCGGCCCTGATCGCGGTGCGCGACCAGGAGGACCGGCTCACCGAGGACGAGCTGACCTCGCTCGCCTTCCTGATCCTCTTCGCGGGCTACGAGAACACCGTCCAGCTGATCGGCAACGCCGTGCTGGCCCTGCTCCAGCACCCCGAGCGGCTGGCCGAACTGCGCGCCGACGAGCGCCTGATCGGCCCCGCAGTCGAGGAACTGGCCCGGTTCGACGGTCCGGTGCCGGTGGCCATCCGCCGCTTCGCCCGCGAGGAGCTGACGTTCGGCCGGGTGACCGTGCCGGTCGGCGAGACGGTGCTGCTCTCGCTGGCCGCCGCCAACCGGGATCCGGACCGGTTCGCCCGGCCCGAGCTGCTCGACCTGCACCGTACGGACAACGGCCACCTGACCCTCGGCCACGGCATCCACTACTGCCTGGGCGCGCCGCTGGCCCGGATGGAGACCGAGATCGCCCTCACCACCCTGCTGCGCCGCTTCCCGGCGCTGGCCCTGGCGGAGCCCGCCGAACAGCTGCGGCACCGTCCCTCGCTGCGCGCTCGCGGGCTGCTGCGGCTGCCGGTGTGTTTCTGA
- a CDS encoding heavy metal-binding domain-containing protein — MSSFDPTAQGVPADAMRRLAELEPGKPGSIFTSDLSVNEFLLVREAGFKPIGLVLGSSIYHVGIQLGRWGKNQELETLSQAMYHARELAMTRMEAEAAQLGADGIVGVRLTVEAREFGSDIAEFIAIGTAVKADQPAPDGTSWRNNKGQPFTSDLSGQDFWTLIRAGYAPLGMTMGTCVYHIAHQKMGSVFSNIGKNVEIEQYTQALYDARELAMARMQAEAEELQAEGIVGVQLNAHNHRWGGHTTEFFAIGTAVRPLRADHEIERPTMVLSLDR, encoded by the coding sequence ATGAGCAGCTTCGATCCCACCGCGCAGGGTGTGCCCGCCGACGCGATGCGGCGGCTGGCCGAGTTGGAGCCCGGCAAGCCCGGCTCCATCTTCACCAGCGACCTCTCGGTCAACGAGTTCCTGCTGGTCCGGGAGGCCGGGTTCAAGCCGATCGGCCTGGTCCTGGGCAGCTCGATCTACCACGTCGGGATCCAGCTCGGGCGCTGGGGCAAGAACCAGGAGCTGGAGACGCTCAGCCAGGCGATGTACCACGCGCGCGAGCTGGCGATGACCCGGATGGAGGCCGAGGCCGCCCAACTGGGCGCGGACGGCATCGTCGGGGTCCGGCTGACCGTGGAGGCCCGGGAGTTCGGCTCGGACATCGCCGAGTTCATCGCCATCGGCACCGCCGTCAAGGCGGACCAGCCCGCCCCCGACGGCACCAGCTGGCGCAACAACAAGGGCCAGCCGTTCACCTCCGACCTGTCGGGCCAGGACTTCTGGACGCTGATCCGGGCCGGCTACGCGCCGCTCGGCATGACCATGGGCACCTGCGTCTACCACATCGCGCACCAGAAGATGGGCTCGGTCTTCTCCAACATCGGCAAGAACGTGGAGATCGAGCAGTACACCCAGGCGCTCTACGACGCGCGCGAGCTGGCGATGGCGCGGATGCAGGCGGAGGCCGAGGAGCTGCAGGCGGAGGGCATCGTCGGCGTCCAGCTGAACGCGCACAACCACCGCTGGGGCGGGCACACCACCGAGTTCTTCGCGATCGGCACGGCGGTGCGACCGCTGCGGGCCGACCACGAGATCGAGCGCCCGACCATGGTGCTGAGCCTGGACCGCTGA
- a CDS encoding heavy metal-binding domain-containing protein: MTESWSGAGLPPTAAARVAEGRASGTWSSALSTGEFAAIRSVGFEPVGQVMGSAVYHVGRSGQYWGYHDCLYNGGGMLGGGYGNAGIALSGNGAPSAALVQVMDSARRTALGRMTTECSALGGDGVVAAQLTMAPFPAVPNCLEFKVIGTAVRAQGPVRPRRPFTSHLDGQGFAKLITAGWVPVDLLVGMSVGVRHDDYRTRRLNMSWSNVEVEGWSELVRRVRADARTQLRRQGSEYGGDGVILADSDLRIWEERCIRTSMNAEQTDHIAESTLIGTAIARFAAKPAEPRTLTVMPLNGGGDLLRRRLAQAGRPTARR, from the coding sequence ATGACGGAGTCGTGGAGCGGGGCGGGGCTGCCGCCCACGGCCGCGGCGCGGGTCGCCGAGGGGCGGGCCAGCGGGACGTGGTCGTCGGCGCTGTCGACCGGCGAGTTCGCCGCGATCAGGTCGGTCGGATTCGAGCCGGTCGGCCAGGTGATGGGCTCGGCGGTCTACCACGTCGGCCGCAGCGGCCAGTACTGGGGCTACCACGACTGCCTCTACAACGGCGGAGGCATGCTGGGCGGCGGCTACGGCAACGCCGGCATCGCCCTGTCCGGCAACGGCGCACCCTCGGCCGCGCTGGTGCAGGTGATGGACTCGGCGCGGCGCACGGCGCTGGGCCGGATGACCACCGAGTGCTCGGCCCTGGGCGGCGACGGCGTGGTGGCGGCGCAGTTGACGATGGCGCCGTTCCCCGCGGTGCCGAACTGCCTGGAGTTCAAGGTGATCGGCACCGCGGTACGGGCGCAGGGCCCGGTGCGACCGCGCCGCCCGTTCACCTCGCACCTGGACGGCCAGGGGTTCGCGAAGCTGATCACGGCCGGCTGGGTCCCGGTGGACCTGCTGGTCGGCATGTCGGTCGGGGTGCGCCACGACGACTACCGGACCCGGCGGCTGAACATGTCCTGGAGCAACGTGGAGGTCGAGGGCTGGAGCGAGCTGGTGCGCCGGGTGCGGGCCGACGCCCGCACCCAACTGCGCCGCCAGGGCAGCGAGTACGGCGGCGACGGCGTGATCCTGGCCGACAGCGACCTGCGGATCTGGGAGGAGCGGTGCATCCGCACCTCGATGAACGCCGAGCAGACCGACCACATCGCGGAGAGCACCCTGATCGGCACCGCGATCGCCCGCTTCGCCGCCAAGCCGGCCGAGCCGCGCACGCTCACCGTCATGCCGCTGAACGGCGGCGGCGACCTGCTGCGTCGTCGCCTGGCCCAGGCCGGACGGCCGACCGCCCGCCGCTGA
- a CDS encoding helix-turn-helix domain-containing protein, producing MAHDHHASASDGPAATDTADVLAGVGARLKRIRRQRDCTLASLSQATGISVSTLSRLESGGRKPTLELLLSIAHAHQVPLDELVGAPAVGDPRVRLRPIQRFDATVLPLSQHPGGVQAFKMIINATRSTPEPRTHEGYEWLYVLGGKLRLVLADHDLILKTGEAAEFDTRLPHWFGSTGQAPVEVLSLFGPQGERMHVRARPTGGQRAEATGGQRAQPAGE from the coding sequence ATGGCACACGATCACCACGCGAGCGCCTCCGACGGGCCGGCCGCCACGGACACCGCCGACGTGCTGGCCGGCGTCGGCGCGCGCCTGAAGCGGATCCGCCGACAGCGCGACTGCACGCTCGCCTCGCTGTCGCAGGCCACCGGGATCTCGGTCAGCACCCTCTCCCGGCTGGAGTCCGGTGGCCGCAAGCCGACCCTGGAGCTGCTGCTCTCGATCGCACACGCCCATCAGGTCCCGCTGGACGAGCTGGTCGGCGCCCCGGCGGTCGGCGACCCCCGGGTCAGGCTGCGGCCGATCCAGCGCTTCGACGCGACCGTGCTGCCGCTCAGTCAGCATCCGGGCGGCGTGCAGGCCTTCAAGATGATCATCAACGCCACCCGGAGCACCCCCGAACCCCGCACCCACGAGGGCTACGAATGGCTCTACGTGCTCGGCGGCAAGCTCCGCCTGGTCCTCGCCGACCACGACCTGATCCTGAAGACCGGCGAGGCCGCCGAGTTCGACACCCGCCTGCCGCACTGGTTCGGCAGCACCGGCCAGGCCCCGGTGGAGGTGCTCAGCCTCTTCGGGCCGCAGGGCGAGCGGATGCACGTCCGGGCCCGCCCGACCGGCGGGCAGCGGGCGGAGGCCACCGGCGGGCAGCGAGCGCAGCCGGCCGGTGAGTAG
- a CDS encoding class I SAM-dependent methyltransferase → MAHVNDFDWAALADLLELEGETQGSYVRGAIGELAALPALTPRRILDIGSGPGVAACTFAAAFPQAEVVAVDGTAELLGRAEQRADRLGVRLRTRQAEFPGQLAELGSADLIWSGQAVHHVGDQQGALDQLAALLEPGGVLAVVEGGLPARTLPRDLGFGRPGLQERLDAAQAERFGRMRAELPGAVRLAEDWPAMLRAAGLTEAGSRTFLVELPAPLSDGPRRWVRGSLRRQREMLARASEWSKDLDWPERWITEDLATLDRLLDPADPAGVDRRTDLFLLTAKTLHYARRAVA, encoded by the coding sequence ATGGCACATGTGAACGACTTCGACTGGGCCGCGCTGGCCGACCTGCTGGAGCTCGAAGGCGAGACCCAGGGCTCGTACGTGCGGGGGGCCATCGGCGAACTCGCCGCGCTGCCCGCGCTCACGCCGCGGCGGATCCTGGACATCGGCAGCGGCCCGGGTGTCGCGGCCTGCACCTTCGCGGCGGCGTTCCCGCAGGCCGAGGTCGTCGCGGTGGACGGGACGGCCGAACTGCTCGGGCGCGCCGAGCAGCGGGCCGACCGGCTCGGTGTCCGGCTGCGGACCAGGCAGGCGGAGTTCCCCGGCCAGCTGGCCGAATTGGGGTCGGCGGACCTGATCTGGTCGGGGCAGGCGGTGCACCACGTCGGGGACCAGCAGGGCGCCCTCGACCAGCTGGCCGCGCTGCTGGAGCCGGGCGGTGTGCTGGCCGTGGTCGAGGGCGGTCTGCCGGCCCGCACCCTGCCGCGCGACCTCGGCTTCGGGCGCCCCGGCCTGCAGGAGCGGTTGGACGCGGCGCAGGCCGAGCGGTTCGGGCGGATGCGCGCCGAGTTGCCCGGTGCGGTCCGCCTGGCGGAGGACTGGCCCGCGATGCTGCGGGCGGCCGGGCTCACCGAGGCGGGCAGCCGCACCTTCCTGGTCGAGCTTCCCGCTCCGCTGTCGGACGGACCGCGCCGCTGGGTCCGCGGCTCGCTGCGGCGCCAGCGCGAGATGCTCGCTCGGGCCTCGGAGTGGTCGAAGGACCTTGACTGGCCGGAGCGGTGGATCACCGAGGACCTGGCCACCCTGGACCGGCTGCTCGACCCGGCGGACCCGGCGGGCGTCGACCGGCGGACCGACCTCTTCCTGCTGACCGCCAAAACCCTGCACTACGCGCGCCGGGCCGTCGCCTGA
- a CDS encoding FAD binding domain-containing protein produces the protein MDLNTVAEVRDARERVAWRDGDAWLGGGTYLFSEPQPRLRRLIDLSRTGWAPLRITADGDLEIAGTCTIAQLSRYPKPAGWTAAPLFEQCCRAFLASWKIWNMATVGGNLCNSLPAGPMISLAAGLDGTVLLLDQAGGRRRVAVADFVVGAGRNVLRRGELLRAVTLPARALAARTAFRQASLYGLGRSGALLIGALEPPLPLEPPLPLEPPLPLGRTAPSGTGTLTITITAATVRPIQLRFPVPPNAEAVREAVEHAVAPHEYFDDIHGLPAWRRHMTFRFAEEIRRELTEPAHTGAAYSHAEEAGR, from the coding sequence GTGGATCTGAACACGGTGGCGGAGGTGCGCGACGCCCGCGAGCGCGTGGCGTGGCGGGACGGTGACGCGTGGCTGGGCGGGGGCACGTACCTCTTCTCCGAGCCGCAACCCCGGCTGCGCAGGCTGATCGACCTGAGCCGCACCGGCTGGGCGCCGCTGCGGATCACCGCCGACGGTGACCTGGAGATCGCCGGGACCTGCACCATCGCGCAGCTCTCGCGCTACCCCAAGCCGGCCGGCTGGACGGCGGCGCCGCTCTTCGAGCAGTGCTGCCGGGCCTTCCTGGCCTCCTGGAAGATCTGGAACATGGCCACCGTCGGCGGCAACCTGTGCAACTCGCTGCCCGCCGGTCCGATGATCTCGCTGGCCGCCGGCCTGGACGGGACCGTGCTGCTGCTCGACCAGGCCGGCGGCCGGCGCAGGGTGGCGGTGGCGGACTTCGTGGTCGGCGCCGGGCGCAACGTGCTGCGGCGCGGCGAGCTGCTGCGCGCGGTGACCCTGCCGGCCCGGGCGCTGGCCGCCCGCACCGCCTTCCGGCAGGCCTCGCTCTACGGGCTGGGCCGCTCCGGCGCCCTGCTGATCGGCGCCCTCGAACCGCCCCTGCCCCTCGAACCGCCCCTGCCCCTCGAACCGCCCCTGCCCCTCGGCCGCACCGCGCCGTCGGGGACCGGCACCCTGACCATCACCATCACCGCCGCCACCGTGCGGCCGATCCAGCTGCGGTTCCCGGTGCCACCGAACGCCGAGGCGGTGCGCGAGGCGGTCGAGCACGCCGTGGCGCCGCACGAGTACTTCGACGACATCCACGGACTCCCGGCCTGGCGGCGGCACATGACCTTCCGCTTCGCGGAGGAGATCCGCCGGGAGCTGACCGAGCCGGCGCACACGGGCGCGGCCTATTCGCACGCCGAGGAGGCCGGACGATGA
- a CDS encoding molybdopterin-dependent oxidoreductase, which yields MSFAIRVNDQDFDADPRPGQCLRTYLRERGWFGVKKGCDAGDCGACTVQVDGQPVHSCLYPAVRAEGRSVTTVEGLAKDGELHPMQQRFLDAQGFQCGFCTAGFLMTTSALDAEQLTDLPRSLKGNLCRCTGYRAIEDAIRGVKHAEEPCAGQAVGRSLGAPAGPLVVTGTARYTFDVEVEGLLHLKLLRSPHPHARIRSIDTSAALRVPGVHAVLTHHDAPAKLYSSARHEHPTEDPDDTRVLDDVVRFVGQRVAAVVADSEGAAEEGCRRIVVEYQELPYVIDPEQAMLPGAPVIHPKGPESRIFRAEDNVCGEVHGELGDVEQGFAEADEVYEETFQTQRVQHASLETHGCLVSFEPQVDEEGTETGEERIVVRSSTQVPFLTRRALCDLYDLPMEKVRVVAGRVGGGFGGKQEMLTEDIAVLAALKLHRPVKLEFTRPEQFYGATTRHPFKVTVKVGAKRDGTLTALQFRVVANTGAYGNHGPAVMFHSVGESMGVYRAPNKKVNAYSVYTNCVPAGAFRGYGLGQVTFALESAMDELARRLGIDPLVLREKNVIGPGEQMAGPTGEEEDLHIASYGLDQCLQVVREALAADRSAELAPEGWLVGQGFAMAAIATGPPGGHFADATVKLLADGSYDIAVGTAEFGNGTTTVHKQITAGALGTTVDRIAIRQSDTDVVKHDTGAFGSAGTVVAGKAVMKAANALAEQLLSFTAEYARTPRGLLRLTADAVDCDGRPVPLKEVFEAARGAGIELKADGHWGGSPRSVAFNSQWFRIAVDPDSGEIRILRSVHGADAGKVMNPMQCRGQVEGGVAQALGATLFEQVLVDERGEVTTAAFRRYRLPAFADVPRTEVHFTETSDAIGPLGAKSMSESPFNPVPPAFANALRDATGIRFTEAPFLRDKVWQALRERAARP from the coding sequence ATGAGCTTCGCGATCCGCGTCAACGACCAGGACTTCGACGCCGACCCCCGCCCCGGCCAGTGCCTGCGCACCTACCTGCGCGAGCGCGGCTGGTTCGGCGTGAAGAAGGGGTGCGACGCCGGCGACTGCGGCGCCTGCACGGTGCAGGTGGACGGTCAGCCCGTGCACAGCTGCCTCTACCCGGCGGTCCGCGCCGAAGGCCGCTCGGTGACCACCGTCGAGGGCCTGGCCAAGGACGGTGAGCTGCACCCGATGCAGCAGCGGTTCCTGGACGCCCAGGGGTTCCAGTGCGGCTTCTGCACGGCGGGCTTCCTGATGACCACCTCCGCCCTGGACGCCGAGCAGCTCACCGACCTGCCCCGCTCGCTCAAGGGGAACCTGTGCCGCTGCACCGGCTACCGGGCGATCGAGGACGCCATCCGGGGCGTCAAGCACGCCGAGGAGCCGTGCGCGGGTCAGGCCGTCGGCCGCAGCCTCGGCGCCCCGGCCGGGCCGCTGGTGGTCACCGGCACCGCCCGCTACACCTTCGACGTCGAGGTCGAGGGCCTGCTGCACCTGAAGCTGCTGCGCTCCCCGCACCCGCACGCCCGGATCCGCTCCATCGACACCTCGGCCGCGCTGCGGGTTCCCGGTGTGCACGCGGTCCTCACCCACCACGACGCGCCCGCCAAGCTGTACTCCTCCGCCCGCCACGAGCACCCCACCGAGGATCCGGACGACACCCGGGTGCTGGACGACGTGGTCCGCTTCGTCGGCCAGCGGGTCGCGGCCGTGGTGGCCGACAGCGAGGGTGCCGCCGAGGAGGGTTGTCGCCGGATCGTGGTCGAGTACCAGGAACTCCCGTACGTCATCGACCCGGAGCAGGCGATGCTGCCAGGGGCGCCGGTGATCCACCCGAAGGGCCCGGAGTCGCGGATCTTCCGTGCCGAGGACAACGTCTGCGGCGAGGTGCACGGCGAACTTGGCGATGTCGAGCAGGGTTTCGCCGAGGCCGACGAGGTGTACGAGGAGACCTTCCAGACCCAGCGGGTGCAGCACGCCAGCCTGGAGACCCACGGCTGCCTCGTCTCCTTCGAACCGCAGGTCGACGAGGAGGGCACGGAGACCGGCGAGGAGCGGATCGTGGTCCGCTCCAGCACCCAGGTCCCGTTCCTCACCCGGCGCGCGCTCTGCGACCTGTACGACCTGCCGATGGAGAAGGTCCGAGTGGTCGCGGGCCGGGTCGGCGGCGGGTTCGGCGGCAAGCAGGAGATGCTCACCGAGGACATCGCGGTGCTCGCCGCGCTGAAGCTGCACCGGCCGGTGAAGCTGGAGTTCACCCGCCCCGAGCAGTTCTACGGCGCCACCACCCGGCACCCGTTCAAGGTCACGGTGAAGGTCGGCGCCAAGCGCGACGGCACCCTGACGGCCCTTCAGTTCCGGGTGGTGGCCAACACCGGCGCCTACGGCAACCACGGCCCGGCCGTGATGTTCCACAGCGTCGGCGAGTCGATGGGCGTGTACCGGGCGCCGAACAAGAAGGTCAACGCCTACTCGGTGTACACCAACTGCGTGCCTGCCGGGGCCTTTCGCGGTTACGGGCTCGGCCAGGTCACCTTCGCCCTGGAGTCCGCGATGGACGAACTGGCGCGCCGGCTCGGCATCGACCCGCTGGTGCTGCGCGAGAAGAACGTCATCGGTCCCGGCGAGCAGATGGCAGGCCCGACCGGTGAGGAGGAGGACCTGCACATCGCCAGCTACGGCCTGGACCAGTGCCTGCAGGTGGTGCGCGAGGCCCTCGCCGCCGACCGCAGCGCCGAACTGGCCCCCGAGGGCTGGCTGGTGGGCCAGGGCTTTGCGATGGCCGCGATCGCCACCGGCCCGCCCGGCGGGCACTTCGCCGACGCCACGGTGAAGCTGCTGGCCGACGGCAGCTACGACATCGCCGTCGGCACCGCCGAGTTCGGCAACGGCACCACCACCGTGCACAAGCAGATCACCGCCGGGGCGCTGGGCACCACGGTCGACCGGATCGCCATCCGGCAGTCCGACACCGACGTGGTCAAGCACGACACCGGCGCGTTCGGCTCGGCGGGCACGGTGGTGGCGGGCAAGGCCGTGATGAAGGCCGCCAACGCGCTGGCCGAGCAACTCCTCTCCTTCACCGCCGAGTACGCCCGCACCCCGCGCGGCCTGCTGCGGCTGACCGCCGACGCGGTGGACTGCGACGGGCGGCCGGTGCCGCTCAAGGAGGTCTTCGAGGCCGCGCGCGGCGCGGGGATCGAGCTCAAGGCCGACGGGCACTGGGGTGGCTCGCCGCGCTCGGTGGCCTTCAACTCGCAGTGGTTCCGGATCGCCGTCGACCCGGACAGCGGCGAGATCAGGATCCTGCGCAGCGTGCACGGGGCCGACGCCGGGAAGGTGATGAACCCCATGCAGTGCCGTGGCCAGGTCGAGGGCGGCGTCGCCCAGGCGCTCGGTGCGACCCTCTTCGAACAGGTGCTGGTGGACGAGCGCGGCGAGGTGACCACCGCCGCCTTCCGCCGCTACCGCCTGCCGGCCTTCGCCGATGTCCCGCGCACCGAGGTGCACTTCACCGAAACCTCCGACGCCATCGGCCCGTTGGGCGCCAAGTCGATGAGCGAGAGCCCCTTCAACCCGGTCCCGCCCGCCTTCGCCAACGCACTGCGGGACGCGACCGGCATCCGCTTCACCGAGGCCCCGTTCCTGCGCGACAAGGTGTGGCAGGCGCTGCGGGAACGGGCAGCGCGACCGTAA
- a CDS encoding MFS transporter, with the protein MNRLAAFSLAFLTVLISTDFRASTATAGLVGAAFGLATIPSRLAGGRLADRLGRRRTIVLGLTGCAVAQLGLATAGSLAGAAGFAVLLGLAFELYEPPSQAMIADAVGPSDRVRAYSLLNATLAAAGLVAGVLAAALGRWNLRWLFVADAVSCLACALVVRAVLPPDRPSSAGGPDTADASPISPWRDRALLAMLGSGTLFALVYLQLSVALPLSLARHGLPPADAGLLYTASALTVLAGQPLLRRPRLAALPAPAALRAGYLLLAAGLAGYAIAHTLAGLLAATVPLGLGELLLLGRAYAVVADLAPPGASGRYLAAYGTSWGIAAVAAPVLGTQLLARAGSGALWFAMAGGCLLLAAGQPLLLRTVPRTAIRQTR; encoded by the coding sequence GTGAACCGCCTCGCGGCCTTCTCGCTCGCCTTCCTCACCGTGCTGATCAGCACCGACTTCCGCGCCTCCACCGCGACCGCCGGACTGGTCGGCGCGGCCTTCGGGCTCGCCACCATCCCCTCCCGACTGGCCGGCGGGCGGCTGGCGGACCGGCTGGGGCGCCGGCGCACCATCGTGCTGGGGCTGACCGGCTGCGCCGTCGCGCAGTTGGGGCTCGCGACGGCGGGCAGCCTGGCGGGTGCGGCCGGGTTCGCCGTGCTGCTCGGGCTGGCCTTCGAGCTGTACGAACCGCCGAGCCAGGCGATGATCGCCGACGCGGTGGGCCCCTCGGACCGGGTGCGCGCCTACAGCCTGCTCAACGCCACGCTGGCGGCGGCCGGGCTGGTGGCCGGGGTGCTGGCCGCCGCGCTCGGCCGCTGGAACCTGCGGTGGCTCTTCGTCGCGGACGCGGTGAGCTGCCTGGCCTGCGCCCTCGTGGTGCGCGCCGTGCTGCCGCCGGACCGGCCCTCCTCGGCCGGCGGCCCGGATACCGCCGACGCGTCGCCGATCAGCCCCTGGCGGGATCGCGCGCTGCTCGCCATGCTCGGCTCCGGCACCCTGTTCGCCCTGGTCTACCTGCAACTCTCCGTCGCCCTGCCGCTCTCGCTGGCCCGGCACGGCCTGCCGCCCGCCGACGCCGGGCTGCTCTACACCGCCTCGGCGCTGACCGTGCTGGCCGGCCAACCGCTGCTGCGCCGGCCACGACTCGCCGCCCTGCCGGCCCCGGCGGCACTGCGCGCGGGCTACCTGCTGCTGGCGGCGGGGCTGGCCGGCTACGCGATCGCGCACACCCTGGCGGGCCTGCTCGCCGCAACGGTGCCGCTGGGGCTGGGCGAGCTGCTGCTGCTCGGCCGCGCCTACGCCGTGGTCGCCGACCTCGCCCCGCCCGGCGCCAGTGGCCGCTATCTGGCTGCCTACGGCACCAGTTGGGGCATCGCGGCCGTCGCGGCGCCGGTACTCGGAACCCAGCTGCTCGCCCGCGCCGGGAGCGGCGCCCTCTGGTTCGCGATGGCGGGTGGCTGCCTGCTGCTGGCCGCCGGTCAGCCGCTGCTGCTCCGGACCGTCCCGCGCACGGCGATCCGCCAAACCCGCTGA
- a CDS encoding CGNR zinc finger domain-containing protein, whose product MFDSHLVTLLDAAAALVNALTDGDRRGRPHAAPRGAELAPAIVAALPPAGTDPAAIGADQADYLAATARRMREVFEAVAVGDLDAAAGTLNPLLRSAGARPQLDRVPGEPWQLHFHGTDDTLAVGWSAGCATALALAIGSELAGRLGLCQAARCDQVYVDRSRNAGRQFCSTACQNRAKAAAFRARRDSAGAG is encoded by the coding sequence ATGTTCGACAGTCACCTGGTGACGCTGCTGGACGCCGCGGCCGCCCTGGTCAACGCGCTGACCGACGGCGACCGGCGCGGCAGGCCCCACGCCGCGCCGCGCGGCGCCGAGTTGGCGCCCGCGATCGTTGCCGCCCTGCCGCCCGCCGGTACCGACCCCGCCGCCATCGGCGCGGACCAGGCCGACTACCTGGCGGCCACCGCCCGGCGGATGCGCGAGGTCTTCGAAGCGGTCGCCGTGGGCGACCTCGACGCCGCCGCCGGCACGCTGAACCCGCTGCTGCGCTCGGCCGGTGCCCGGCCGCAGCTGGACCGGGTGCCGGGCGAGCCCTGGCAACTGCACTTCCACGGCACCGACGACACCCTCGCCGTGGGTTGGAGCGCGGGCTGCGCCACGGCGCTGGCGCTGGCCATCGGCAGCGAGCTGGCCGGCCGCCTGGGCCTCTGCCAGGCCGCCCGCTGCGACCAGGTCTACGTGGACCGCTCACGCAACGCGGGCCGGCAGTTCTGCTCGACGGCCTGCCAGAACCGGGCCAAGGCAGCCGCCTTCCGGGCCCGCCGGGACAGCGCGGGAGCGGGCTGA